A single genomic interval of Polynucleobacter necessarius harbors:
- a CDS encoding glycosyltransferase: MANLNIFNINGYESPGRRFNGISITELLSRYGINASHFVWEKDTNDDMILTCEGKYVRRVNEFIRRVEDRLSLQSVLYPNARKIMKMPAFENADVLHLHIIHSGYLSFGDLPVLTNAKPTVWTLHDPWAMTGHCVYPISCNRWLNECGQCPDLNAHFPLRFDTTNFLFHYKRKAYKKSNFDLIVASSWMEDMVSRSPMFEHARVHKIPFGIDLDFFSDKAAPDARARFGIPDDALVICFRAVNNSFKGLPFILEALRRIKSSKRICLLTFNTAGLLEEFRNTFQIVELGWTNDEQLTRDAFVASDIFLMPSTAEAFGVMAIEALACSKPLIVFEGTALPEVVFSPDVGIAVPMRDAVSLFDSLQRLIENSEERAFRGKLGRKVAEKYYGQDLFAARLSEVYKMVAQS, translated from the coding sequence ATGGCAAATTTAAATATTTTTAACATTAATGGCTATGAATCACCAGGTAGAAGATTCAATGGGATTTCAATTACCGAGTTATTGTCAAGATATGGGATTAACGCTTCACATTTTGTTTGGGAAAAGGATACAAATGATGACATGATTCTCACATGTGAGGGTAAGTACGTAAGACGCGTAAATGAATTTATTAGAAGAGTAGAGGATAGGTTATCCCTTCAGTCGGTATTATACCCCAACGCACGAAAAATCATGAAGATGCCTGCATTTGAAAATGCTGATGTACTGCATTTGCATATAATTCATTCGGGGTATTTGAGTTTTGGCGACCTTCCGGTACTCACCAATGCAAAGCCCACTGTTTGGACTTTGCATGATCCTTGGGCGATGACTGGGCATTGTGTCTATCCAATCTCCTGCAATAGATGGCTTAACGAGTGTGGTCAATGCCCCGATCTAAACGCGCATTTTCCACTACGTTTTGATACAACTAATTTCTTATTTCACTACAAAAGAAAAGCGTATAAAAAATCTAACTTCGATCTTATTGTTGCCTCTAGTTGGATGGAGGACATGGTTTCTCGCTCACCAATGTTTGAGCATGCAAGGGTCCACAAGATTCCATTTGGGATAGATCTCGATTTCTTTTCTGATAAAGCCGCACCGGATGCAAGGGCCCGGTTTGGAATTCCGGATGATGCCTTGGTGATTTGTTTTAGAGCAGTTAATAATTCATTTAAAGGTTTGCCATTTATACTTGAGGCATTAAGAAGAATAAAATCTTCAAAACGAATATGCCTTCTAACTTTTAACACTGCGGGACTTTTAGAGGAGTTTCGCAACACATTCCAGATAGTTGAATTAGGATGGACAAACGATGAGCAGCTGACACGAGATGCATTTGTAGCATCTGATATTTTTTTAATGCCTTCTACTGCAGAGGCTTTTGGAGTAATGGCGATAGAAGCTTTGGCGTGTTCAAAACCATTGATTGTATTTGAGGGGACAGCCCTCCCAGAAGTGGTATTTTCTCCTGATGTTGGTATTGCAGTCCCAATGAGGGATGCAGTTAGTCTATTTGATTCGCTGCAAAGATTAATTGAGAATTCTGAGGAAAGAGCTTTTCGTGGGAAGCTGGGCAGGAAAGTCGCTGAAAAATATTACGGCCAAGATTTGTTTGCTGCTAGATTAAGTGAGGTATATAAGATGGTAGCTCAATCATGA
- a CDS encoding glycosyltransferase, which produces MKILLVTDIPPCKNFTAGLVLDRLVSFLPKKKIAICAVINSTLHPEIPIELNDIPKLILVKPKESGFSGLAFGLHRPLNILNEVLRGVRVRFLILPKIIAFARAQKIEAIWIVLQGQTMVRIANPLANKLSLPMFTQVWDPLGWWLRENFVTGLMERHFLSLYAKAIRSSRCCATASLAMSELYSSEYLVGTQAVIAGLPARYSQGSQFTLNGNAKFLIGMAGQFYSTEEWNSLIAALDAANWVISGKEIWVRVLGPGFQSFTQSPKNIEYLGWRSQIETVKSLRDCDLLYIPYWFSDKFKEEAKNSFPSKLVTYLCAGRAVFCHAPIYASPSIYLSENEAGYLCHSLDPKEIIRKIAGVIEDPDRYAKISENGSTCFHRDFTLESMKKSFNDFLGIKELN; this is translated from the coding sequence ATGAAGATCCTTTTGGTGACAGATATACCCCCCTGCAAAAATTTTACCGCAGGTTTGGTGTTAGACAGGCTTGTAAGTTTCCTGCCCAAGAAAAAAATTGCAATTTGTGCAGTCATAAATTCAACTCTACATCCAGAAATTCCGATTGAATTAAATGATATTCCTAAACTCATTTTAGTAAAACCTAAGGAGAGTGGTTTTTCTGGCTTAGCATTTGGGCTTCATAGACCATTGAATATTTTGAATGAGGTTTTAAGGGGGGTTAGGGTTAGATTTCTTATTCTCCCAAAAATTATTGCATTTGCTCGAGCCCAGAAAATTGAAGCAATTTGGATCGTGCTGCAAGGGCAAACAATGGTTCGTATCGCCAATCCGCTGGCAAATAAACTTTCTTTACCTATGTTTACTCAGGTATGGGATCCACTGGGATGGTGGTTGAGAGAAAATTTTGTGACGGGCTTAATGGAGCGACATTTTCTCTCTCTCTACGCAAAGGCCATAAGGTCTAGCAGATGCTGTGCCACTGCTTCATTGGCCATGTCTGAATTATATTCATCGGAGTATCTGGTTGGAACTCAAGCAGTGATAGCGGGCCTTCCCGCGCGATATTCTCAGGGCTCACAATTTACATTAAATGGTAATGCTAAGTTTCTTATAGGTATGGCAGGCCAATTCTATTCAACTGAAGAGTGGAATAGTCTGATAGCAGCGCTAGACGCTGCGAATTGGGTAATTTCAGGGAAAGAGATATGGGTAAGGGTGCTTGGGCCTGGTTTTCAGTCTTTTACGCAATCCCCTAAAAATATTGAATATTTGGGTTGGAGATCACAGATTGAGACGGTTAAATCCCTAAGAGACTGCGATTTGCTTTATATCCCCTATTGGTTTTCGGATAAATTTAAGGAGGAGGCTAAGAATAGCTTCCCATCAAAATTAGTTACTTACCTTTGTGCAGGAAGGGCTGTTTTTTGCCATGCCCCTATTTATGCTTCGCCCTCTATTTACCTTTCGGAAAATGAGGCCGGTTACTTATGCCATTCTCTGGACCCAAAAGAAATAATAAGAAAAATTGCGGGGGTTATTGAGGATCCAGATCGTTATGCAAAAATCTCTGAGAATGGATCTACTTGTTTTCATAGAGACTTTACATTGGAGAGCATGAAAAAATCTTTCAATGATTTTTTAGGTATCAAGGAATTAAATTAA
- a CDS encoding ABC transporter permease, whose amino-acid sequence MGKYYPRPLWIGGNYFDLICQLIKRDIEAKYRGSLFGILWSLLNPFLYLGVYFLIFKYFLPSRSSNQESNATFILSLFLGLIIFNFFSDCINRSPSLITSNPNYVKKVVFPLELLVFVSIGSAFYNLIIGFIAWFVMYFYIYGQFNWVMVLAPIFVLPLGLFVLGFSWFLSALGVYIRDIIQLMPPLTQLLMFLSPIFYDLSQAPKWARQLILFNPLSFVIEQERLVLIGGISPDILGFTLYIFIGLIIASVGLWFFKVSRPGFADVL is encoded by the coding sequence ATGGGCAAATATTACCCAAGGCCACTTTGGATTGGAGGAAATTATTTTGACCTTATTTGTCAATTAATTAAAAGAGATATTGAAGCCAAATACCGAGGGAGCTTATTTGGTATTTTGTGGTCCCTCCTGAACCCATTCCTATATCTTGGGGTATATTTTTTAATATTTAAATATTTTTTACCATCGAGATCGTCAAATCAAGAAAGTAATGCCACCTTTATATTATCTCTATTTTTAGGTTTGATCATATTTAATTTTTTCTCAGACTGCATAAATCGCTCGCCTAGCTTAATAACTTCTAATCCAAATTATGTGAAAAAAGTAGTATTCCCATTGGAGTTATTGGTTTTTGTCTCTATTGGCTCGGCATTTTATAATTTGATTATTGGTTTTATTGCTTGGTTTGTAATGTATTTTTATATTTATGGCCAATTTAACTGGGTAATGGTATTGGCACCGATATTTGTATTGCCCCTCGGCCTTTTTGTACTCGGATTTTCATGGTTTTTGAGTGCGCTAGGGGTATATATACGGGATATTATTCAACTAATGCCTCCACTAACCCAATTACTCATGTTTTTATCCCCCATTTTCTACGACCTTAGTCAAGCGCCAAAATGGGCAAGACAGTTGATTCTATTCAATCCTTTGTCGTTTGTAATAGAGCAAGAAAGGTTGGTGTTAATTGGAGGCATTTCGCCAGATATTTTGGGCTTCACACTCTATATTTTTATAGGCTTAATTATTGCTTCAGTAGGGCTGTGGTTTTTTAAAGTTTCCAGGCCTGGATTTGCGGATGTTTTATGA
- a CDS encoding ABC transporter ATP-binding protein produces the protein MTELDSSLGAPMAAITVSNLGKAYQIYDDSKDRLKQILLGWRKSYSREFWALQNITFEVKKGGSLGIIGKNGAGKSTLLQLLTGTLRPTSGSVITAGRVAAVLELGAGFNPEFTGSENIYLYASLFGLKKIEIDSKFKEILDFSELHEFINQPVRVYSSGMQARLAFSVIAHVDADILIVDEALSVGDAFFAQKCMRFLRNFKKVGTVIFVSHDIAAITSYCDEVIWLDGGRKYKSGPAKEVCEEYFSSLYMQDEDSFRDEQALIFSTKDDEIADEGPRKNLSHAKLSDPGLQNIESFGFNFDAMSFGRGDAKITQVDWVGSDELPLLTCEGGKEIIVRINATMIRDVVSPIIGFTIKDRLGQHLIGGNTYHSYKNTPLYFEAGALLEAEFHFKLPILAIGEYSLSAAIASGTLADHTQLDWIHDAIIFHVNASSIEGVLVGMPIDRIGLRRILSSEGATLLEG, from the coding sequence ATGACAGAATTAGACAGCTCATTAGGCGCGCCTATGGCGGCAATTACGGTCTCAAATTTGGGAAAGGCTTACCAAATTTACGATGATTCCAAAGATAGATTAAAGCAAATATTATTGGGGTGGAGGAAATCGTATTCTCGCGAATTTTGGGCGCTGCAGAATATAACATTTGAGGTAAAAAAAGGTGGCTCGCTTGGTATTATTGGTAAGAATGGAGCAGGCAAAAGTACTTTGTTGCAGCTGCTTACGGGGACTTTGAGGCCCACATCTGGTTCAGTAATTACCGCTGGAAGGGTTGCTGCAGTTCTTGAACTTGGCGCAGGATTTAATCCTGAGTTTACTGGTAGTGAGAATATATATTTATATGCTAGTTTATTTGGACTCAAGAAGATTGAGATTGATTCCAAATTTAAAGAGATTTTAGATTTTTCAGAATTGCATGAATTTATTAACCAGCCTGTGAGAGTTTATTCAAGTGGAATGCAGGCAAGACTAGCGTTTTCAGTTATAGCTCATGTTGATGCAGACATTCTTATAGTTGACGAGGCGCTTTCTGTTGGGGATGCATTTTTTGCTCAAAAATGCATGAGATTTTTGCGAAACTTTAAGAAGGTTGGTACTGTAATATTTGTTAGTCATGATATTGCGGCTATTACATCTTATTGTGATGAGGTAATTTGGTTGGATGGTGGCAGGAAATATAAATCTGGGCCGGCTAAAGAGGTGTGTGAGGAATATTTTTCATCCTTGTATATGCAGGATGAAGATTCTTTTCGTGATGAACAAGCTCTAATTTTTTCTACTAAAGATGATGAAATAGCAGATGAAGGGCCTCGGAAGAATTTATCCCATGCTAAATTATCGGATCCTGGACTGCAGAATATTGAGTCATTTGGATTCAATTTTGATGCAATGTCTTTTGGCAGGGGTGATGCAAAAATAACTCAAGTTGACTGGGTGGGTAGCGACGAACTCCCTTTATTAACATGTGAGGGCGGAAAAGAAATTATCGTCAGAATAAATGCGACGATGATAAGAGATGTTGTATCGCCAATTATTGGCTTCACTATTAAGGATAGATTAGGGCAGCACCTTATAGGTGGAAATACCTACCATAGCTATAAAAATACCCCTCTATATTTTGAAGCCGGAGCGCTTTTGGAGGCTGAATTCCATTTTAAATTACCAATATTAGCAATAGGTGAGTATTCATTATCAGCGGCAATAGCAAGTGGAACTTTGGCTGATCATACCCAATTGGATTGGATTCACGATGCAATTATCTTTCACGTTAATGCATCTTCAATAGAGGGGGTATTGGTCGGAATGCCAATAGATAGAATTGGGCTTCGTCGAATATTATCGAGTGAAG